A stretch of DNA from Zonotrichia albicollis isolate bZonAlb1 chromosome 17, bZonAlb1.hap1, whole genome shotgun sequence:
TTGTGAATGTCAGGAAACAATAGCTTCCTTTAATAGCAATGTTGGTTTTGTTGCTGTAGAATAATTTAAAAGTGTTTGTGCGCATTGAGTGCTGTTTGCAGAACCCCCTCGTTCTgtagctgccctgtgctccctgcaggaTTTCATGAGGCAGGCTGGGGAGGTGACCTATGCAGATGCCCACAAAGAACGTACAAATGAAGGAGTGATCGAGTTCCGCTCGTACTCGGACATGAAACGCGCCCTGGACAAGCTGGATGGCACAGAGATAAACGGCAGGAAGATCAGGCTGGTGGAGGACAAGCCACGCTCCAGCCACAGGCGATCCTACTCCGGCAGCAGGTCCAGGTAACTCGGGGGACACACTGCAGCAAAAATGGTGACAATCAGCATGGGGATGGGTGCCCTACCTGCAGCAGTCACCTTCAGCTGATGGTTTAGAAATAGGAGCAGGCCTCAGTGTAGAAGGAAACATTTTACAGCAAACAGCAAAGCCAGGTTTGAGCACTTCTTCACGTGTGAAAACTCAGATGTGATTCACTTGACAGTATGTTAAACCCACCATGGTGGGACCACCCTTGCTCCTGAGAAGTTCTGTAGCAGCTTTGCTCTGTTAGATTATGCTACTGGATAGCACAGTGTATTAGATGCAGTCAGGAAGGTTCTTCCTGTGAGCATGgacttcccagagcagctgtggctgcccctggatccctggaagtatccaaggccaggctgggcagggcttggagcaacctggaatagtggaaagtgtccctgcccatggcaggggtggaacacAGTGATCTTTAAGATCACTTCCATCCTGTACTTGATGATGGAGGGCCCAACCaggcaaagagaaagggaaTGACATTTTAAATGTCTGCAGGTCACGATCCAGGAGACGATCTAGAAGCAGAAGTCGGAGGAGTCGGAGCAGCCGCAGCAGATCCCGTAGTGTCTCCAAAAGCCGTTCCCGGTAAGTGCCCCAGAGTTAACACTGCCAATGCAGGAACTGCCTCGCTGACAGATGTTTACAGCTGCTGGAAGTGCACTGCAGGCCCTGCAGAATAaactctctccctgtctctctctttGAAAGATCTAAATCCAGGTCACGAAGCAAAGACCGCTCCCGTTCCCGATCCAAAAGCAGGAAGTCCAGATCAAAGAGCAAATCCAAACCCAAGTCTGACAGGGGGTCACGCTCACACAGCAGATCCAAGGAGAAGTCAGAGAAGTCCCGGTCCAGATCCAGGTCCAGGTCTCGATCTCCCAAAGAAAATGGTAAAGGGGATGCTAAGTCTAAGTCCAGGTCCAGGAGCAGGTCTCGCTCCAACTCTCCGCAGCAGCAGCCATCGGCCAAGGCTCGCTCCGAGTCACCGCCCAAGAGAGCCGCCTCCAGGTCCCGCTCCAGGTCCCGCTCAAAGTCCCGCTCACGATCAAGATCCAGTTCAAGAGATTAGGACTACAAGTCTCCTCTCACCTTGCACACTATTATGGAACATTTTCCTACCTGTCAGGCCATTAGTGTTATGTTAGTACTTCAgaagttggtttttttctcttgcaggAGTGAATGGCCTAAGAACTAAGGCATAAAGGTTTAATTTCTATCCCAAATTAGACAATACCAGGTGGAATGGTCGTACAAAGCAGGAAGAGTCCCCATTTTGTAGAAATTGAGCTGAAAGTTTGATTTTATAGCATTTCTGCAGGAGTAACTTAACTACTCTTAAATGCAAAGTggtttttatattaaaaataaactgaatATAAACAGGCTTAAATAtgggctttttaaaaatatcctttttttcgtatttttttttcatggcatTAGAACCATGGGTGTCATTAGCTTCATAGGTTTCAGCTTGCTGCCAAAGGCAGGATTGCCTTGCTGGGCAGGTCACACCGTTTATCTTAATTTTGGAAGGAGTCAGCAAACTGTATAAACCAGTAACAGTACTAGGAAGATTTTAGACCAGCAATAAACTCAAGTTGGAGGACTTATGTTGTACCTTGACTTGCCAAAAGAACATTCCCCCCATACTGAGACTGTATTAAAGGTGACAAAGGTACTCTGGAACCTGTATCCTACAGTATTGCTAAAAACCCCTTTGTTCCAGACTTGAAAGAATAAAAGCTCTCTGACGTTTCTTGCTTGAATCTCAAGTGTCACTGTTGTCAGACACAAAGGTGTCCCTTGGCTGTGGTCCAAGTCCTTAGTATGCTGTATGGTTTGTCAGCCTCTGAATCCCCATTGGACATGAAACCCAGGTAAAGAAATCTGTCTTCCCTCCCCTTTGACTCACTTATGTTAACGTTTTGCTTCAGACTAGGAGAATATAATCCTCTTGTGTGTAGGTCCGAACTTTATTGGAAATGTAATCTCTTGGAGCTAGAGTTCTAGTTTTAACAAAGGCTTTGCTAAACCACAGTTGCCAGTTCACTTAAATTGTGGAATAGGACTcgtcccaaaaaatcccctttatAGTTAAATTGATTTTTGTAACATGCAGTAGCAAACATTAGAACTGCCTTGTACTCTTTATACAATGTGTAGTTTGACTTGTATAAAATTAAATTGGTGACTCAAACTCTTGTGTTCATTGCAGTGAAATGGGATTCTTGCTCTGCCTTGTGCTGGGGAAATCACAAGGCTTTTATGGAGAAAACTTCTTTGGTTTAGTGAGAGACTTGGTAGCTCTTGACAGGCTCTTGGTGGTGTGCTTGAAACCAGCACAAGCTCTTTGTGTCCCAGTGTGTCACCTTGTCCTTTCTGCAGGCGTGGCTGGGTGTGACAGCTGCACCTCTGGTCCCAGCTTCCACACCTGCCCAGAGGAATTGGGTCAGCACAGTGCACATGGCAAATGTGACTTGATGCCAACTTGTCTTTCCTGGAATTCATTTATGCTGTAAACAATTCTCCTGAAATTTCAGTTTCTCACCATTTCCTGATGGTCTCTGAAAAGCTCCATTTTCCTGTTGCAGGTGAGTATCCGTGCTGGGGTCCTAGGGAGAGGGGTCAGGTCTGAGCTCATGTTCCTGGAACCTGAAGTGGTTCTGTGCCTGGTGTTGCCACAAGACCAGGTTATCAGCTTGGCTGCTGCAGTGCTATCTGCACCTGACACTAGTGGCAATTTGTGATAAGGAGTTCTTGGGTTGGAGCTGTTTGCTGAGGGTGGTGTATGTTAGCATGAGTACAAAAATGGTGTTGCAGTGTTGATTGCTGCAGGATCTTGGTGGGGGGGAGTACAGGGGGTTTCTTTCAGAATTAACACTGGGCAAGAACAGTTAAGTTCAGGTTTACAGCCTAAGATACACTTGAGGACATACTTATTTGAGTTAAGCTGCTTTGGTTAtgcttctgatcatggagtagGTCAGACTTGAGAGAGAACTGCTCCTCTTTGGAAAGCAACTTCACGGAGAACTCTGGTAAAATACACATCGCAGTCCTCAAAAGAAGGACTGACCTTGGAGCTCACCAGGTTGAATGTACATATTCCCAGTATGTGTGATAACAAGATATTGACCATTACTTTTTTGGAGATACTTTCCCTTTTTAAATCTGACCCCAGTGCCAGCCCGAGGCTGTCCTGGCCACTTTG
This window harbors:
- the SRSF6 gene encoding serine/arginine-rich splicing factor 6; this translates as MPRVYIGRLSYHVREKDIQRFFSGYGRLLEVDLKNGYGFVEFEDSRDADDAVYELNGKDLCGERVIVEHARGPRRDRDGYSYSSRSGGGGGYSSRRQSGRDKYGPPVRTEFRLIVENLSSRCSWQDLKDFMRQAGEVTYADAHKERTNEGVIEFRSYSDMKRALDKLDGTEINGRKIRLVEDKPRSSHRRSYSGSRSRSRSRRRSRSRSRRSRSSRSRSRSVSKSRSRSKSRSRSKDRSRSRSKSRKSRSKSKSKPKSDRGSRSHSRSKEKSEKSRSRSRSRSRSPKENGKGDAKSKSRSRSRSRSNSPQQQPSAKARSESPPKRAASRSRSRSRSKSRSRSRSSSRD